The following are encoded together in the Bradyrhizobium algeriense genome:
- a CDS encoding Tex family protein: MANINRQIAEELGVREQQISATVELLDGGATVPFVARYRKEITGGLDDAQLRTLEERLTYLRELEERRTAILNSVREQGKLDAALEAAIMAADSKGRLEDIYLPFKPKRRTKAEIAKEAGLEPLSELLLTQPQNDPQVVAAGYIDAEKQVADVAAALEGARAILVERFAEDADLIGRLREEMWSNGVMTSTVRKGKKTEGEKFKDYFDYNGALHKLPSHRILALFRGEKEEILELQMMPEANVPVAGVPSTYELKIMQRFAITDQGRPGDRWLIETARWAWRTKIQVHLNIDLRMRLWTAAETEGVRVFAANLRDLLLAAPAGARVTMGLDPGYRSGVKVAVVDATGKVVATTAVYPHEPQRQWDAALATLGKLAVAHRVDLIAIGNGTASRETDKLATELVKLLPDLKMSKIVVSEAGASVYSASAFASEELPELDVTLRGAVSIARRLQDPLAELVKIDPKAIGVGQYQHDLGESKLARSLDAVVEDCVNAVGVDANTASAPLLARVSGIGAGLAQSIVQHRDANGPFKSRKALKEVPRLGPKAFEQCAGFLRINGGEDPLDSSGVHPEAYPVVRRILTAAKSDIKALIGNAEIVRQLKPQAFVDDTFGLPTVTDILRELEKPGRDPRPAFKAAVFKEGVEEIKDLKRGMILEGTVTNVAAFGAFVDIGVHQDGLVHISAMSKTFIKDPREVVKPGDIVKVKVLEVEVARKRIALTLRLDDEVGEKGPKLSENKMREYSKASMTSSAPRKAQEQGGALADALRRAAEKNGRGKAG; this comes from the coding sequence GTGGCAAATATCAATCGACAGATCGCGGAAGAACTCGGCGTTCGCGAGCAGCAGATCTCCGCGACAGTCGAATTGCTCGACGGCGGCGCCACCGTGCCGTTCGTGGCGCGCTATCGCAAGGAAATCACCGGCGGGCTTGACGACGCGCAATTGCGCACGCTGGAAGAGCGGCTGACCTATCTGCGCGAGCTTGAAGAGCGCCGGACGGCCATCCTCAATTCAGTGCGCGAGCAGGGTAAGCTCGACGCCGCGCTGGAAGCGGCGATCATGGCGGCCGACAGCAAGGGACGTCTGGAAGACATCTACCTGCCGTTCAAGCCGAAGCGCCGCACCAAGGCCGAGATCGCCAAGGAAGCCGGGCTCGAACCATTGTCCGAACTGTTGCTGACGCAGCCGCAGAACGATCCGCAGGTCGTGGCTGCCGGCTACATCGACGCCGAGAAGCAGGTGGCTGATGTCGCCGCGGCGCTCGAAGGCGCGCGGGCGATCCTGGTGGAGCGCTTTGCCGAGGATGCCGATCTGATCGGGCGCTTGCGCGAAGAAATGTGGTCGAACGGCGTGATGACATCCACCGTGCGCAAGGGCAAGAAGACCGAGGGCGAGAAGTTCAAGGACTATTTCGACTACAACGGCGCCCTCCACAAGCTGCCGTCGCACCGCATTCTCGCGCTGTTTCGGGGTGAGAAAGAAGAAATCCTCGAGCTGCAGATGATGCCCGAGGCGAATGTTCCGGTGGCCGGCGTCCCCAGCACGTATGAACTGAAGATCATGCAGCGCTTTGCGATTACCGATCAAGGCCGCCCGGGCGACCGCTGGCTGATCGAGACCGCGCGCTGGGCCTGGCGCACCAAGATCCAGGTGCATCTCAACATCGACCTGCGGATGCGGCTGTGGACGGCGGCGGAGACCGAGGGCGTGCGGGTGTTCGCCGCGAATTTGCGCGACCTGCTGCTGGCGGCGCCGGCCGGCGCGCGCGTCACCATGGGGCTCGATCCTGGTTACCGCTCCGGCGTCAAGGTCGCCGTCGTCGACGCGACGGGGAAGGTGGTGGCGACCACCGCGGTCTATCCGCACGAGCCGCAAAGGCAATGGGATGCGGCACTGGCGACGCTGGGCAAGCTCGCGGTCGCGCACCGCGTCGACCTGATTGCGATCGGCAACGGCACCGCCTCGCGCGAGACTGACAAGCTGGCGACCGAGCTGGTCAAGCTGCTGCCGGACCTGAAAATGTCGAAGATCGTGGTGTCCGAAGCGGGCGCGTCGGTCTACTCCGCCTCGGCCTTCGCGTCCGAGGAATTGCCGGAGCTCGACGTCACCTTGCGCGGCGCGGTGTCGATCGCGCGGCGCCTGCAGGATCCGCTGGCCGAACTCGTCAAGATCGACCCGAAGGCGATCGGCGTCGGACAGTACCAGCATGACCTCGGCGAATCCAAATTGGCGCGCTCGCTCGATGCCGTGGTCGAAGACTGCGTCAACGCCGTCGGCGTCGATGCCAACACGGCTTCCGCGCCGCTGCTGGCGCGGGTGTCGGGCATCGGCGCAGGGCTCGCGCAAAGCATCGTGCAGCATCGCGACGCCAATGGCCCGTTCAAATCGCGAAAGGCGCTGAAGGAAGTGCCGCGGCTGGGACCGAAAGCGTTCGAGCAATGCGCGGGATTCCTGCGCATCAACGGCGGTGAAGACCCGCTCGATTCGTCCGGTGTGCATCCGGAAGCTTATCCTGTGGTGCGGCGGATACTCACCGCAGCCAAGAGCGACATCAAGGCGCTGATAGGCAATGCCGAGATCGTGCGGCAGTTGAAGCCGCAGGCCTTTGTCGATGACACGTTTGGTCTGCCCACGGTGACCGACATCCTGCGCGAACTGGAAAAGCCCGGCCGCGACCCGCGTCCGGCATTCAAGGCCGCGGTGTTCAAGGAGGGTGTCGAGGAGATCAAGGACCTCAAGCGCGGCATGATCCTGGAAGGCACGGTGACGAACGTCGCGGCGTTCGGCGCCTTCGTCGATATCGGCGTGCACCAGGACGGGCTGGTGCACATCTCGGCGATGTCGAAAACCTTCATCAAGGACCCGCGCGAGGTGGTGAAGCCGGGCGACATCGTCAAGGTCAAGGTGCTGGAGGTCGAGGTCGCCCGCAAGCGCATCGCACTGACGCTGCGGCTCGACGACGAAGTGGGCGAGAAGGGCCCCAAGCTGTCGGAAAACAAGATGCGCGAGTATTCCAAGGCGTCGATGACGTCATCCGCGCCGCGCAAGGCGCAGGAGCAGGGCGGTGCACTGGCTGATGCCTTGCGGCGTGCCGCCGAAAAGAACGGGCGGGGCAAAGCGGGATAG
- a CDS encoding Hsp70 family protein: protein MSICGLDFGTSNTTLGTIEGHAPVLVALEATQTTIPSAMFYEVDGGVLIGRKAVETYVEGAPGRLMRSLKSVLGTSLIDETTRLGRARVSFRDVIAYYLGAVKRRAEQATARELREVVHGRPVHFVDNAPDADRKAEDTLRTIAQGIGFDEVTFQFEPIAAALDYERQITSEEVALIADIGGGTSDFSIVRLGPERHGKVDRAADILANDGVRIGGTDFDRQLSLGVIMPLFGFRSAMKRPGLDVPSSYFHDLATWSSINRMYDPRVMADIRQVRQEASEPELLDRLIRVVHEQRGHTLAMEVEEAKIALSEQRRADIPLEWVTPGLGADISRPDLVSHTKQLADRIAARINNCLIQAGLAAGDIDSVFLTGGSVKLAHVRNTIVKAVPSARIVEGDIFGAVGKGLTLEALRRYGPAN, encoded by the coding sequence ATGTCAATCTGTGGCCTTGATTTCGGAACGTCGAACACGACGCTTGGCACCATCGAGGGCCATGCGCCGGTTCTGGTGGCCCTGGAGGCCACACAAACCACTATACCCAGTGCGATGTTCTATGAGGTGGACGGGGGCGTTCTGATCGGCCGCAAGGCCGTGGAAACCTATGTCGAAGGCGCGCCTGGCCGGCTGATGCGAAGCCTCAAGTCGGTGCTCGGCACCTCGCTGATCGACGAAACCACCCGGCTCGGACGCGCACGGGTCAGCTTTCGCGACGTGATCGCCTATTACCTCGGTGCGGTCAAACGCCGCGCGGAACAAGCCACGGCGCGCGAACTGCGCGAGGTAGTTCACGGCCGGCCGGTGCACTTCGTCGACAACGCGCCGGACGCCGATCGCAAGGCGGAGGACACCCTGCGGACGATTGCGCAGGGGATCGGCTTTGACGAGGTCACGTTTCAGTTCGAACCGATCGCCGCGGCGCTGGACTATGAGCGACAGATCACATCCGAGGAAGTCGCACTCATCGCCGATATCGGCGGCGGCACCTCCGACTTCTCGATCGTGCGTCTGGGGCCCGAGCGCCACGGCAAGGTCGATCGCGCGGCCGATATCCTCGCCAATGACGGCGTGCGCATCGGCGGCACCGATTTCGACCGTCAGCTCAGCCTCGGCGTGATCATGCCGCTGTTCGGATTCCGCAGCGCCATGAAGCGTCCCGGGCTTGACGTGCCGTCGAGCTATTTCCACGACCTCGCGACCTGGTCGAGCATCAACCGCATGTACGATCCGCGCGTGATGGCCGATATCCGCCAGGTGCGGCAGGAGGCCAGCGAGCCGGAACTTCTCGACCGGCTGATACGCGTGGTGCACGAACAGCGCGGCCATACGCTGGCGATGGAAGTCGAAGAGGCCAAGATCGCCCTGTCCGAGCAGCGCCGGGCGGACATCCCGCTGGAGTGGGTTACCCCCGGCCTTGGCGCTGATATCAGCCGCCCCGATCTCGTCAGCCATACAAAACAGCTGGCCGATCGCATCGCGGCGCGGATCAACAACTGCCTTATCCAGGCAGGCCTGGCCGCCGGCGATATCGACTCGGTGTTCCTGACCGGCGGCTCGGTAAAACTCGCCCACGTTCGCAATACGATCGTCAAAGCCGTGCCATCGGCCCGCATCGTCGAGGGCGACATCTTCGGCGCCGTCGGCAAGGGATTGACGCTGGAGGCGCTGCGACGATACGGGCCCGCGAACTGA
- a CDS encoding sugar kinase encodes MSKVACIGECMVELKQADGGLFSRGYGGDTLNTAVYLARLGVGADYITALGDDSLSEEMVAGWAAEGIGTRRVVRLPGKLPGLYMIQTDAKGERRFFHWRDSAAARSLMDLPETPEILDALAGYDVVYLSAITLSLYGAEGRARLFEALRRARENGARFAFDTNFRARGWPDLDVARAVFREAFATADIVLASTDDLLPLYPDVTNEALLARVPGAEVVLKLSEPASILRLGGVSYPIKARPVEAPVVDTTAAGDSFAAAYVAARLVGADPLEAARAGHRLAGVVVCHPGAIIPRAAMPSGLVSNHVNSRKAPP; translated from the coding sequence ATGAGCAAGGTAGCCTGCATCGGCGAGTGCATGGTCGAGTTGAAGCAGGCGGACGGCGGCCTGTTCTCGCGCGGCTATGGCGGCGACACGCTCAATACCGCCGTCTATCTCGCCCGGCTCGGCGTCGGCGCCGATTACATCACCGCACTTGGCGACGACAGCCTTAGCGAGGAAATGGTCGCCGGCTGGGCGGCGGAGGGGATCGGGACCAGGCGGGTAGTGCGGCTGCCGGGCAAGCTTCCGGGTCTCTACATGATCCAGACCGACGCCAAGGGTGAGCGGCGGTTCTTCCACTGGCGCGACAGCGCGGCGGCGCGCAGCCTGATGGATTTGCCGGAGACGCCGGAGATCCTCGATGCGCTCGCTGGCTATGACGTGGTCTATCTCTCGGCGATCACACTCTCACTGTATGGCGCGGAGGGAAGGGCGCGTCTGTTCGAGGCGCTGAGACGGGCGCGCGAAAATGGCGCACGTTTCGCTTTCGATACCAACTTCCGTGCCCGTGGCTGGCCCGATCTCGACGTTGCGCGCGCCGTTTTTCGGGAGGCCTTCGCCACGGCCGATATCGTGCTGGCTTCCACCGACGATCTGCTGCCGCTCTATCCGGACGTAACCAACGAAGCCTTGCTGGCGCGGGTTCCAGGCGCCGAGGTGGTGTTGAAGCTTTCTGAGCCGGCGAGCATCCTGCGTCTGGGAGGCGTTTCTTATCCGATCAAGGCCAGGCCGGTGGAGGCGCCGGTCGTCGATACCACGGCAGCCGGCGACAGCTTCGCTGCCGCCTACGTGGCCGCGCGCCTCGTGGGCGCGGATCCGCTAGAAGCCGCGCGGGCGGGGCATCGTCTGGCCGGCGTTGTGGTATGTCACCCCGGGGCGATCATCCCGCGCGCGGCGATGCCGTCCGGCCTCGTCTCGAACCACGTCAATTCTCGCAAGGCACCGCCATGA
- a CDS encoding acyl-CoA dehydrogenase family protein: MDFALSANQESIRDAVAKVCSRFDDAYWLKKDKEGGYPADFHRALADAGWLGICIPEEYGGSGLGITDAAIMMRTISESGAGMSGASAVHMNVFGLNPVVVFGTKEQCARMLPPIIDGRDKSCFAVTEPNTGLNTTQLKTRAVRKGDKYIVNGQKVWISTAQVANKILLLARTTPLEEVKTPTQGLSLFYTDFDKKRVTVHEIEKMGRKPVDSNELFFENFEIPAEDRLGEEGRGFEYILHGMNPERILIAAEAVGLGQIALSRAAAYAKNRIVFNRPIGMNQGIQHPLAKNWMELEAAWMMVLRAGWQYDQGMPCGPAANAAKYLAAEAGFHACEQAVMTHGGFGYAKEYHVERYLRESLIPRIAPISPQLILSFIAEKVLGLPKSY; the protein is encoded by the coding sequence ATGGATTTCGCGCTGTCGGCCAATCAGGAATCGATCCGCGACGCGGTCGCAAAAGTCTGTTCGCGATTTGACGATGCCTATTGGCTGAAGAAGGACAAGGAGGGCGGTTACCCAGCCGACTTCCACCGCGCGCTGGCGGATGCCGGCTGGCTCGGCATCTGTATCCCCGAGGAATATGGCGGGTCAGGGCTCGGCATCACCGACGCCGCGATCATGATGCGGACGATTTCGGAATCCGGCGCGGGCATGTCCGGCGCTTCTGCCGTGCATATGAACGTGTTCGGGCTTAATCCCGTTGTCGTCTTTGGCACCAAGGAACAGTGCGCCCGCATGCTGCCGCCGATCATCGACGGCCGCGACAAGTCCTGCTTTGCGGTGACGGAGCCCAATACCGGGCTGAACACCACGCAGTTGAAAACCCGCGCGGTGCGCAAGGGCGACAAATATATCGTCAACGGCCAGAAGGTCTGGATTTCCACCGCCCAGGTCGCCAACAAGATCCTGCTGCTGGCGCGCACCACGCCGCTGGAAGAGGTGAAGACGCCGACGCAGGGCTTGAGCCTGTTCTACACCGACTTCGACAAGAAGCGCGTTACGGTGCACGAGATCGAGAAGATGGGCCGCAAGCCCGTCGACTCGAATGAACTGTTTTTCGAGAATTTCGAGATACCGGCAGAAGATCGCCTGGGCGAAGAGGGCCGTGGCTTCGAATATATCCTGCACGGCATGAATCCCGAGCGCATCCTGATTGCGGCGGAAGCGGTGGGCTTGGGCCAGATCGCGCTGTCGCGCGCCGCGGCCTACGCCAAGAACCGCATCGTGTTCAATCGCCCGATCGGTATGAATCAAGGTATCCAGCACCCGCTGGCGAAGAACTGGATGGAGCTGGAAGCCGCGTGGATGATGGTGCTGCGTGCAGGCTGGCAATACGACCAGGGCATGCCATGCGGCCCGGCCGCCAATGCCGCGAAATATCTTGCCGCCGAAGCCGGCTTCCACGCCTGCGAGCAGGCGGTCATGACGCACGGCGGCTTCGGTTACGCCAAGGAATATCACGTCGAGCGTTACCTGCGGGAATCCCTGATCCCGCGGATTGCGCCGATCAGTCCGCAGCTCATTCTTAGCTTCATTGCCGAGAAGGTGCTGGGTTTGCCGAAGTCGTATTAA
- a CDS encoding CoA transferase, whose product MGPLEGIKVIDMTTVLMGPYATQMLGDYGADVVKVESLDGDVTRQIGPTRHPGMGPVFLNTNRNKRSICLDLKKPAGRDAVLRLIKSADVLVYNVRPQAMARLNLGYDVVSEINPRLVYAGVFGFGQDGPYAAKPAYDDLIQGATALPALMAQTADGVPRYVPNALVDRIVGLTAVGAICASLVDRERTGRGQRVDIPMFETMAGFVMGDHMGGLTYEPPLDKGGYARHLSPDRRPYKTSDGYICVIVYNDKQWQNFFDATGRDDLRVHPKFATFAGRAVNIDAVYAELARILETKTTAEWTAILEKADVPVMPMHDLESLLGDPHIVATDFFPVVDHPTEGRIRNMRPSARFSETPVETRRLAPRLSEHSAEVLRDAGFSPDEIAALVRDGVTRTASNT is encoded by the coding sequence ATGGGACCATTGGAAGGCATCAAGGTCATCGACATGACGACCGTGCTGATGGGGCCCTATGCGACCCAGATGCTCGGCGATTACGGCGCCGACGTCGTCAAGGTGGAATCGCTCGATGGCGACGTGACGCGGCAAATCGGTCCGACCCGCCATCCCGGCATGGGGCCGGTGTTCCTCAACACCAATCGCAACAAGCGCTCAATTTGTCTCGATTTGAAGAAGCCCGCCGGGCGCGACGCCGTGCTGCGGCTGATCAAATCCGCCGACGTGCTGGTCTATAATGTGCGCCCGCAGGCGATGGCGCGGCTGAATCTCGGTTACGACGTGGTGTCTGAAATCAATCCGCGCCTGGTCTATGCCGGCGTGTTCGGCTTCGGCCAGGATGGGCCCTATGCGGCAAAGCCGGCCTATGACGATCTGATCCAGGGCGCGACGGCGTTGCCGGCGCTGATGGCGCAGACCGCCGACGGCGTGCCGCGCTATGTCCCGAATGCGCTGGTCGATCGCATTGTCGGGCTAACGGCGGTAGGCGCGATCTGCGCCAGCCTCGTCGACCGCGAGCGTACCGGCCGCGGCCAGCGTGTCGATATCCCGATGTTCGAAACCATGGCCGGTTTCGTGATGGGCGATCACATGGGCGGTCTCACCTATGAGCCGCCGCTCGACAAGGGCGGCTATGCCCGTCACCTGTCGCCGGACCGGCGGCCTTACAAGACCTCGGACGGCTATATCTGCGTGATCGTCTACAACGACAAGCAGTGGCAGAATTTCTTCGACGCAACGGGGCGTGACGATCTTCGCGTCCACCCGAAATTTGCAACCTTCGCCGGCCGCGCCGTCAATATCGACGCGGTTTATGCCGAACTGGCGCGCATCCTCGAGACCAAGACCACCGCCGAGTGGACCGCTATCCTCGAGAAGGCCGACGTGCCGGTCATGCCGATGCACGACCTCGAAAGCCTGCTCGGCGATCCCCACATCGTTGCGACCGATTTCTTCCCGGTCGTCGATCATCCGACCGAGGGCCGCATTCGCAACATGCGACCTTCGGCGCGATTTTCCGAAACGCCGGTTGAGACCAGGCGGCTGGCGCCCCGCCTGAGCGAGCACAGCGCGGAAGTCCTCCGCGACGCCGGTTTTTCGCCGGATGAGATCGCAGCCCTGGTGCGCGATGGCGTCACCAGGACCGCGTCAAACACGTAA
- a CDS encoding Zn-ribbon domain-containing OB-fold protein: MSDKLADWTKGAEAIVYQSCGACGNVQYFHRRFCAACGAPDPVEKRAGGTATVYATSLVCRAATPETRAHVPYNIVLVDAAEGFRMMAHGDNDLAIGDNVTASYRPFAGRLVPYFEKTR, encoded by the coding sequence ATGAGCGACAAACTGGCGGACTGGACCAAGGGCGCCGAGGCCATCGTCTATCAATCCTGCGGTGCGTGCGGGAACGTGCAATATTTCCACCGCCGTTTCTGCGCCGCCTGCGGTGCGCCGGATCCGGTGGAGAAGCGTGCCGGTGGAACCGCGACGGTCTATGCGACGTCGCTGGTGTGCCGCGCCGCGACGCCGGAGACGCGCGCGCATGTTCCCTACAATATCGTGCTGGTCGATGCGGCGGAGGGCTTTCGCATGATGGCCCACGGCGACAACGATCTGGCGATCGGTGACAACGTCACCGCAAGCTATCGGCCGTTTGCTGGAAGGCTGGTCCCGTATTTCGAGAAGACGAGGTGA
- a CDS encoding thiolase family protein — MSFITGVGLTSYGKHEGSSSLDLMSKAAVFAIADAGLKRSEIDGILCGYSTVSPHIMLATVFAEHFGIQPSYAHAVQVGGATGLAMTMLAHHLVDAGVAKHVLVVGGENRLTGQSRDASIQALAQVGHADYEVTLGPTIPAYYGLVASRYMHEYGVTQEDLAEFAVLMRAHAVTHPGAQFHEPITVADVMASKPVAMPLKLLDCCPVSDGGAAFVVSREPTSATGIRVRGCAQAHTHQHVTAAPRLSELGAEIAVAKAEAASGVAISDVRYAAVYDSFTITLAMLLEDLGLAGRGEAAARVRAGHFGRDGALPLNTHGGLLSYGHCGVGGAMAHLVETHLQMTERAGSRQVRDASIALLHGDGGVLSSHVSMFLERVR; from the coding sequence ATGAGCTTCATCACCGGCGTCGGGCTGACGTCCTACGGCAAGCACGAAGGCTCGTCCTCGCTCGATCTGATGAGCAAGGCGGCCGTGTTTGCCATTGCGGATGCCGGGCTGAAGCGATCCGAGATCGACGGCATTCTCTGCGGCTATTCGACGGTGTCGCCACACATTATGCTGGCCACCGTGTTCGCCGAGCACTTTGGCATTCAACCATCCTATGCGCATGCGGTGCAGGTCGGCGGCGCCACAGGTCTCGCCATGACCATGCTGGCGCACCATCTGGTCGACGCCGGCGTGGCAAAACACGTGCTGGTGGTCGGCGGCGAAAATCGTCTCACCGGGCAGAGCCGCGATGCCTCGATCCAGGCGCTGGCACAGGTCGGCCATGCCGATTACGAGGTGACCCTGGGGCCGACGATCCCCGCCTATTACGGCCTCGTGGCGTCGCGCTACATGCACGAGTATGGCGTCACCCAGGAAGACCTCGCCGAATTCGCGGTGCTGATGCGCGCCCACGCTGTGACCCATCCTGGCGCGCAGTTCCACGAGCCGATCACCGTCGCCGACGTGATGGCCTCAAAGCCGGTGGCGATGCCGCTCAAGCTCTTGGATTGCTGCCCGGTGTCCGACGGCGGCGCGGCGTTCGTGGTCAGCCGCGAGCCGACCTCCGCGACCGGCATTCGCGTGCGCGGCTGTGCGCAGGCGCATACCCATCAGCATGTCACGGCAGCGCCGCGTTTGAGCGAACTCGGCGCCGAGATCGCGGTCGCCAAGGCAGAGGCCGCTTCCGGCGTCGCGATATCGGATGTGCGTTATGCCGCGGTCTATGACAGCTTCACCATCACGCTCGCTATGCTGCTGGAAGACCTCGGCCTTGCCGGGCGCGGCGAAGCGGCGGCGCGGGTGCGGGCAGGGCATTTCGGCCGCGACGGCGCGCTACCGCTCAACACCCATGGCGGGCTGTTGAGCTACGGGCATTGCGGCGTCGGTGGCGCGATGGCGCATCTGGTCGAGACGCATCTGCAGATGACGGAACGTGCCGGTTCCCGGCAGGTCCGCGATGCCTCGATCGCGCTCTTGCACGGCGATGGCGGCGTGCTGTCGTCGCATGTCAGCATGTTCCTGGAGCGGGTGCGATGA
- the eda gene encoding bifunctional 4-hydroxy-2-oxoglutarate aldolase/2-dehydro-3-deoxy-phosphogluconate aldolase, which yields MTAATRQEQLAAIFKSATVIPVLTIERLEDAVPLARALVAGGVRVLEVTLRTTVAVEAAKAMIAEVPEAIVGIGTILNADDLARARALGAKFGISPGATPELLKAAAASDLPFAPGIATASELMQALASGFDLVKFFPAEQAGGIKALRALAGPFPNIRVCPTGGIGEANAASWLAEPNVVAVGGSWLCPAADIRSGNWAGITAMCTRALKSLKPA from the coding sequence ATGACCGCAGCCACCAGGCAGGAACAACTCGCCGCCATCTTCAAGTCCGCCACGGTGATCCCCGTCCTCACCATCGAACGGCTGGAAGATGCCGTGCCGCTGGCCCGCGCGCTGGTTGCAGGTGGTGTGCGCGTGCTGGAAGTCACCCTGCGGACGACGGTGGCTGTCGAGGCCGCCAAGGCCATGATCGCGGAGGTGCCGGAAGCCATTGTCGGCATCGGCACGATCCTGAACGCCGACGATCTGGCGAGGGCGAGGGCGCTCGGCGCCAAATTCGGCATCAGCCCCGGCGCGACGCCTGAGCTCTTGAAGGCCGCCGCCGCAAGCGACCTGCCGTTCGCGCCGGGGATCGCGACCGCCTCCGAGCTGATGCAGGCGCTGGCGTCCGGCTTCGATCTCGTGAAATTCTTTCCCGCCGAGCAGGCCGGCGGTATCAAGGCACTTCGGGCGCTGGCCGGGCCGTTTCCGAATATCAGGGTCTGCCCGACCGGCGGCATCGGGGAAGCCAATGCAGCGTCCTGGCTGGCCGAGCCGAATGTGGTGGCGGTGGGTGGTTCCTGGCTCTGCCCGGCCGCCGATATCCGGTCCGGCAACTGGGCCGGCATAACCGCCATGTGCACGCGGGCCCTGAAATCCCTGAAACCGGCGTGA
- a CDS encoding acetyl-CoA acetyltransferase — translation MTASIVGWAHTPFGKFDAETVESLVVKVATDALADAGISAEDVDEIVLGHFNAGFSPQDFTASLVLQADPKLRFKPTTRVENACATGSAAVHQGIRAIAAGAARIVLVVGVEQMTRTPSADIGRYLLKASYLPEDGDTVGGFAGVFGKIAQSYFQKYGDQSDALAMIAAKNHKNGVANPYAQLRKDFGFEFCRAESEKNPYVAGPLKRTDCSLVSDGAAALVLTDLETAKTMGKAVNFRATAHAQDFLPMSKRDILQFEGCTVAWQRALAQAGVQLSDLSFVETHDCFTVAELIEYEAMGLTPRGQGARAIKEGWTQKDGKLPVNPSGGLKAKGHPIGATGVSMHVMSAMQLVGQAPEGMQLKNPRLAGIFNMGGAAVANYVSVLEPAK, via the coding sequence ATGACTGCCAGCATCGTCGGATGGGCGCACACGCCATTCGGCAAGTTCGACGCGGAAACCGTCGAGAGCCTCGTGGTGAAGGTTGCGACCGATGCGCTGGCGGATGCCGGCATTTCAGCCGAAGACGTCGACGAGATCGTGCTCGGGCATTTCAATGCCGGCTTCTCGCCGCAGGATTTTACGGCCTCGCTGGTGCTGCAGGCCGACCCCAAATTGCGCTTCAAGCCGACCACGCGGGTCGAAAACGCCTGCGCCACCGGTTCGGCGGCGGTACATCAGGGCATCCGGGCGATCGCTGCGGGCGCGGCCAGGATCGTGCTGGTGGTCGGCGTCGAGCAGATGACGCGGACCCCCTCGGCCGATATCGGGCGCTACCTCCTGAAGGCGTCCTATTTGCCTGAGGATGGCGACACCGTCGGCGGCTTTGCCGGCGTGTTCGGCAAGATCGCGCAAAGCTATTTCCAGAAATATGGCGACCAGTCGGACGCGCTGGCGATGATCGCGGCCAAGAACCACAAGAACGGCGTCGCCAACCCCTATGCGCAGCTGCGCAAGGATTTTGGCTTTGAATTCTGCCGCGCCGAGAGCGAGAAGAACCCGTACGTCGCAGGTCCCCTGAAGCGCACCGACTGTTCGCTGGTGTCCGACGGCGCGGCGGCGCTGGTACTGACGGATTTGGAAACCGCAAAGACCATGGGCAAGGCGGTGAACTTCCGCGCCACCGCGCACGCGCAGGATTTCCTGCCGATGTCCAAGCGCGACATCCTGCAGTTCGAAGGCTGCACCGTTGCCTGGCAGCGCGCGCTGGCGCAGGCCGGGGTGCAGCTCTCCGACCTCTCCTTTGTCGAAACCCATGACTGCTTCACCGTCGCCGAGCTGATCGAATATGAAGCGATGGGCCTGACGCCGCGCGGGCAGGGCGCCCGCGCCATCAAGGAAGGCTGGACCCAGAAGGACGGCAAGCTGCCGGTCAATCCGTCCGGCGGGTTGAAGGCCAAGGGCCATCCGATCGGCGCCACCGGCGTCTCCATGCACGTGATGAGCGCGATGCAGCTCGTCGGCCAAGCGCCCGAGGGTATGCAGCTCAAGAACCCCAGGCTCGCCGGCATCTTCAATATGGGCGGCGCGGCGGTGGCCAACTACGTCTCCGTGCTGGAGCCTGCGAAGTAG
- a CDS encoding carboxymuconolactone decarboxylase family protein: MARVEYSDPAKHNERTRELLGKNRNANIFRMMAHSPSYLEQYCRLGGAIRHKGELDPIVRELAITRTGILCEAPYEIVAHKRIGKNVGVTDEQNEALENWEAATCFNDVQRAALAFTDEIVRRHKPTDATFNAIASKLTAAALVELQLSVGFYIMTSKFLETFAIDLQPVTEVVG, translated from the coding sequence ATGGCCCGCGTCGAATACAGCGATCCCGCCAAGCACAACGAGCGCACCCGCGAATTGCTGGGCAAAAACCGCAATGCCAACATCTTTCGTATGATGGCACATTCGCCGAGCTACCTCGAACAATACTGCCGGCTGGGTGGGGCCATCAGGCACAAGGGAGAGCTGGACCCGATCGTGCGCGAGCTCGCCATCACCCGCACCGGCATCCTGTGCGAGGCACCTTATGAAATCGTCGCCCACAAGCGGATCGGCAAGAACGTCGGCGTCACCGACGAGCAGAACGAGGCGCTGGAGAACTGGGAAGCGGCGACCTGCTTCAACGACGTACAACGCGCGGCGCTCGCCTTTACCGATGAAATCGTCCGGCGTCACAAACCAACGGACGCGACCTTCAACGCGATTGCCTCGAAACTGACGGCGGCCGCGCTCGTCGAACTGCAGCTCTCGGTCGGCTTCTACATCATGACGTCGAAGTTTCTGGAAACGTTTGCCATCGATCTGCAGCCGGTGACGGAAGTGGTCGGCTGA